A single Epinephelus fuscoguttatus linkage group LG13, E.fuscoguttatus.final_Chr_v1 DNA region contains:
- the idh1 gene encoding isocitrate dehydrogenase [NADP] cytoplasmic, which yields MSQKIKAGSVVEMQGDEMTRVIWDLIKEKLIFPYLELDLHSYDLGMENRDATDDKVTVEAAEAVRRYNVGVKCATITPDEKRVEEFKLKQMWRSPNGTIRNILGGTVFRGPILCKNIPRLVPGWTKPIIIGRHAHGDQYKATDFVVPGPGKVEMTYTPTNGEPVKYVIYEFQGTGGVAMGMYNTDSSIRDFAHSSFQMALTKAWPLYLSTKNTILKKYDGRFKDIFQEIYEKEYRAQFEAKGIWYEHRLIDDMVAQAMKSEGGFIWACKNYDGDVQSDSVAQGYGSLGMMTSVLICPDGRTVESEAAHGTVTRHYRLHQQGKETSTNPIASIFAWTQGLLHRAKLDSNTELRVFAEALEAVCVETIEAGFMTKDLAICIKGLPNVTRADYLNTFEFLDKLAENLKSKLANQPKL from the exons ATGTCTCAGAAGATCAAGGCTGGCTCTGTGGTGGAGATGCAGGGAGATGAGATGACTCGGGTCATCTGGGACCTCATTAAGGAGAAACTCATCTTCCCGTATCTGGAGCTCGACCTGCACAG CTATGACCTCGGTATGGAGAACCGAGATGCAACAGACGACAAGGTCACAGTTGAGGCGGCGGAGGCTGTCCGCCGTTACAACGTGGGCGTCAAGTGCGCCACCATCACACCAGACGAGAAGCGCGTGGAGGAGTTCAAGCTGAAGCAGATGTGGCGTTCGCCCAACGGCACCATCCGTAACATCCTGGGAGGCACAGTGTTCAGAGGGCCCATCCTGTGCAAGAACATCCCTCGCCTGGTGCCTGGCTGGACCAAGCCCATCATCATTGGCAGGCACGCCCATGGAGATCAG TACAAAGCCACAGACTTCGTGGTGCCTGGGCCCGGGAAAGTGGAGATGACCTACACACCCACAAATGGAGAGCCAGTTAAATATGTCATCTATGAGTTCCAGG gcacagGTGGTGTGGCCATGGGCATGTACAATACAGACAGCTCCATCAGGGACTTTGCCCACAGCTCCTTCCAGATGGCTCTGACTAAAGCCTGGCCTCTCTATCTCAGCACCAAGAACACCATCCTCAAGAAGTACGACGGCCGCTTCAAAGACATCTTCCAGGAGATCTACGAGAA GGAATACCGTGCTCAGTTTGAGGCCAAAGGCATCTGGTATGAGCACCGTCTGATTGATGACATGGTCGCCCAGGCCATGAAGTCTGAGGGAGGCTTCATTTGGGCCTGCAAGAACTACGATGGAGACGTGCAGTCTGACTCTGTGGCACAAG GCTACGGCTCCCTGGGTATGATGACCAGTGTGCTCATCTGTCCTGATGGACGCACAGTGGAGTCTGAGGCCGCCCACGGCACAGTGACTCGCCACTACAGACTACACCAGCAGGGAAAAGAGACCTCCACCAATCCCATCG CCTCCATCTTTGCGTGGACGCAGGGCCTGCTCCACCGGGCAAAGCTGGacagcaacacagagctgcgAGTGTTCGCTGAGGCTCTCGAGGCCGTTTGCGTGGAGACCATCGAGGCTGGTTTCATGACCAAGGATTTGGCCATCTGCATCAAAGGCCTCCCAAA TGTGACACGTGCCGACTACTTGAACACCTTTGAGTTCTTGGACAAGCTGGCAGAGAACCTGAAGAGTAAACTGGCCAACCAGCCCAAACTGTGA